One window of Microcoleus vaginatus PCC 9802 genomic DNA carries:
- a CDS encoding DUF4347 domain-containing protein gives MISNQRHFSAVKIPKSTHFATKNNFFLKQASSTAAPDAKKSLVIVDSRVENYQQLIGGIKVGTEVFVLNPSREAIEQITEILGQRSSITSLHIVSHGREAAVEIGSTELNIDNLETYSNQLQQWGKALNESGSILLYGCNIAVGESGIKFIQKLSEITGANIAASNNLTGSAALGGDWELEITTGPINTEIAFEKEVLEGYTSVLATLAAEEFKNSTVIGPWIYGVGNTSTTNPGLTAGAANPNGVIPSLGIGDEAGTGTLRLTSNAFDQAAFVIYNNPISATDGLRVTFDFFAYNRGTAIYPSAPQNSPLLGADGISFFLIDGTATPTQAGGYGGSLGYAQNNRGGDVPGIVGGYLGVGLDEFGNYSSTIAGKQGGTGQLPDAVGIRGRASTISTENYKFLGSSLLTNTLTGVSIGIDNKDTTIRAEAKRTVQITLFPTTSATPNRLTVAFDVNRNGTFDAGETLLDIPNLATINGAVPRTFKFGFAASTGGNTNIHEVNNVIVESINQPTLVADVSIVKKGPLYAIPNSTITYTITSTNNGPNNAESVLIQDPLPEGLTFVSTDNSGTFNSTTRMVIWPPIPTLANGASETRTIAATVLATAGATLTNTAYSSSSTFDPDLANNNSSQLISQVSTTIVDALADLVTTKTGTTAAAPGEAVTYTISTVNNGPSTAENVTVTDTILPNLTGVIPSNGGVYDAATGIVTFEAISLANTATVTNTVSFIAPASGSVSNTARSSSPTVDPTPANNEATFTTPLTPRADVVTTKTGTTAAAPGEAVTYTISTLNNGPSTAENVTITDTIIPGLTGVNGGVYDPVTGIVSFAPVPSLASGVTVTNTVSFIAPASGSVSNTARSSSTTADPTPGNNEATFTTPLTPTPTPTPNQPPVANTANSSLGPNSSQLVTGLGGSDPDPDGSIASYTINTLPPADQAVLFLGDPANGGVPVTLGQVLTPEQLQQLFFFTTGNFTGANFTYSATDNSGAISPPATATVAGLIAPTPTPTPTPTPTPTPTPTPTPTSPTPTPTPTSPTPTPTPTSPTPTPTPTSPTPTPTPTSPTPTPTPTSPTPTPTPTSPTPTPTPTSPTPTPTPTSPTPTPTPNQPPVANNANSSLGPNSSQLVTGLGGSDPDGSIVSYTINTLPPADQAVLFLGDPANGGVPVTPGQVLTPEQLQQLFFQATGNFTGANFTYSATDNSGATSPAVATVAATLSTPNQPPVANNANSSLEPNSSQLVTGLGGSDPDGSIVSYTINTLPSPDQAVLFLGDPANGGVPVTPGQVLTPQQLQQLFFQATGNFTGANFTYSATDNSGASSPAAATVAAILRPVAPSPTPTPTPTDNQPPLANNANSSLGPNSSQLVTGLGGSDPDGSIVSYTINTLPPANQAVLFLGDPANGGVPVTPGQVLTPQQLQQLFFFTTGNFTGTNFTYSATDNSGAISPPATATVNGLIVVTPTPTPTPTSPTPTPTPTSPTPTPTPTTPTLTPTPNQPPVANNANSSLGPNSSQLVTGLGGSDPDGSIVSYTINTLPPADQAVLFLGDPANGGVPVTPGQVLTPEQLQQLFFQATGNFTGANFTYSATDNSGATSPAVATVAAILPTDNQPPLANNANSSLGPNSSQLVTGLGGSDPDGSIVSYTINTRPSADQAVLFLGDPANGGLPVTPAQVLTPQQLQQLFFFTTGNFTGANFTYSATDNSGATSPAPATVVAILRPVAPTPTPTPTSPIISNPIGEPDTDCLCQPIIEKPGINFAPPQQPPAVGFVRPISQFSEGQTTKGTDGDDFIVDTKGNQKIVGFEGNDLLLGEDGADEIYGNEDNDTIFGGIDTDIVYGDEGNDIVFAGKQNDWIAGDLGSDTLFGDRGADTILGDTGQNNSQNPDDARDLIFGGEGADLINGNEGDDTIHTGKGDDIALGGKENDLIWGELGSDTLFGGIGSDSLFGGIADQKASDSQGLDLLYGGFGNDFLNGQQGNDTLVAGKDNDRAYGGKGNDIIYGQLGSDTLYGGEGADTLLGDSGGSQSIGDIGEQDLIFGDSGNDIIGGGHGNDTVQAGKDNDCVWGGKDNDLIWGELGSDTLVGDSGDDTMYGGARSRANDVGGQDLLFGGIGADVLFGDEGDDTISGGQDNDLIYGGKANDLIHGDQGDDLIYGGDGSDELCGGEGNDTIYGDRADNRGVSVGANDQQDCINGGDGDDLLYGNEGQDTINGDAGSDTLIGGKDNDLLNGGAGDDWLFGDLGDDTLIGGIGSDQFVLNGEGGTDTVINFEVGVDKFVLSGGVSFQQLQFSATPNGTLLRVAGTDRVLANLVGINGAIGSSDFLPNLSEL, from the coding sequence ATGATCTCCAATCAGCGGCATTTTTCAGCCGTAAAAATACCTAAATCTACCCATTTTGCCACTAAGAACAACTTTTTTTTAAAACAAGCAAGCTCTACAGCAGCCCCCGACGCGAAAAAATCTCTAGTGATTGTTGACTCCCGAGTAGAAAACTACCAGCAATTGATCGGTGGTATTAAAGTAGGAACGGAAGTATTTGTACTCAATCCAAGTAGGGAGGCGATCGAGCAAATCACCGAAATTCTGGGTCAGCGCAGCAGCATCACCAGCCTGCACATAGTTTCTCACGGCAGAGAAGCCGCAGTAGAAATCGGCTCCACAGAACTTAATATTGATAATCTAGAAACCTACAGCAACCAATTGCAGCAGTGGGGAAAAGCCCTTAACGAATCCGGCAGCATTCTACTTTACGGCTGTAACATAGCCGTCGGCGAATCCGGCATTAAATTCATACAAAAACTCAGTGAAATAACAGGAGCAAATATTGCCGCTTCCAATAACCTAACAGGGAGTGCAGCATTAGGTGGAGACTGGGAATTAGAAATTACTACAGGACCAATAAATACCGAAATAGCCTTTGAAAAAGAAGTCCTAGAAGGCTACACATCAGTCCTGGCTACCTTAGCCGCTGAAGAATTTAAAAATTCAACCGTAATCGGGCCTTGGATATATGGAGTTGGCAACACCTCTACAACTAACCCAGGCTTAACCGCAGGTGCCGCCAATCCCAACGGCGTTATTCCCAGTTTAGGGATTGGCGATGAAGCCGGAACAGGTACTTTGAGATTAACATCAAACGCCTTTGACCAAGCAGCTTTTGTTATCTACAACAACCCCATCTCCGCCACTGATGGCCTGAGAGTTACCTTTGATTTCTTTGCCTATAACAGAGGTACTGCCATTTATCCTTCTGCACCACAGAATAGTCCTCTCCTTGGTGCCGATGGCATTAGTTTTTTCTTGATTGACGGAACAGCTACGCCAACACAAGCGGGAGGGTACGGTGGCTCTCTCGGCTATGCTCAGAATAATAGGGGGGGAGATGTACCGGGTATTGTAGGAGGTTATTTAGGTGTCGGATTAGACGAGTTTGGCAATTATTCTAGCACTATTGCTGGAAAACAGGGTGGCACGGGGCAGCTACCTGATGCAGTAGGAATTAGAGGCAGGGCAAGCACAATCTCAACCGAAAATTATAAATTTTTAGGTTCGAGTCTTTTAACTAACACTTTGACCGGGGTTTCCATTGGCATAGATAATAAAGATACAACCATTCGCGCTGAGGCTAAAAGAACCGTCCAAATAACATTATTTCCGACGACTTCAGCAACACCTAACCGTCTAACTGTTGCCTTCGACGTGAACAGGAACGGCACATTTGATGCGGGCGAAACACTGCTCGACATACCAAATTTGGCAACCATAAACGGAGCAGTGCCACGTACTTTTAAATTTGGCTTTGCTGCTTCGACAGGGGGAAATACAAACATTCACGAAGTTAACAATGTCATAGTCGAAAGTATAAATCAACCTACACTCGTAGCCGACGTTTCCATTGTAAAAAAAGGCCCGCTCTATGCCATACCCAATAGCACCATTACCTATACAATTACCTCCACAAATAACGGGCCAAACAACGCCGAAAGCGTCCTGATTCAAGATCCGCTCCCAGAGGGCTTAACTTTCGTCAGCACTGACAACAGCGGTACTTTCAATTCCACAACGAGGATGGTCATCTGGCCACCGATTCCAACTCTGGCTAACGGTGCTAGTGAAACTCGCACCATCGCCGCCACAGTTCTCGCAACCGCCGGCGCTACCTTAACTAACACTGCCTATAGCAGCTCCAGCACTTTCGACCCAGATCTAGCTAACAACAATAGTTCCCAACTGATTTCTCAAGTCTCAACTACAATTGTTGATGCTCTTGCCGACCTCGTTACCACCAAAACCGGGACTACGGCAGCAGCACCAGGTGAAGCAGTTACTTACACCATTTCGACAGTCAATAACGGCCCAAGCACAGCCGAAAACGTCACCGTTACCGACACCATCCTTCCGAATTTAACAGGAGTCATCCCCTCCAACGGCGGTGTCTACGATGCCGCTACAGGTATAGTCACCTTCGAGGCTATCAGCTTAGCCAACACAGCCACCGTCACCAACACAGTCAGCTTCATCGCACCTGCATCAGGCAGCGTCAGCAACACTGCCAGAAGTAGCTCACCTACGGTTGACCCCACTCCCGCCAACAACGAAGCTACATTCACCACACCTCTGACACCTCGTGCCGACGTTGTTACCACCAAAACCGGGACTACGGCAGCAGCACCAGGTGAAGCAGTTACTTACACAATTTCGACACTCAACAACGGCCCAAGCACAGCCGAAAACGTCACAATTACCGACACCATCATTCCCGGTTTAACAGGAGTCAACGGCGGTGTCTACGATCCCGTTACAGGTATTGTCAGCTTCGCGCCAGTTCCCAGCTTAGCCAGCGGTGTCACCGTCACCAACACAGTCAGCTTCATCGCACCCGCATCCGGCAGCGTCAGCAACACCGCCAGAAGCAGCTCAACTACCGCTGACCCCACTCCGGGCAACAACGAAGCTACATTCACCACACCTCTGACTCCGACACCAACTCCAACTCCCAACCAACCGCCAGTTGCCAACACTGCCAACTCCAGCCTAGGGCCCAACAGCAGCCAGTTAGTCACAGGATTGGGAGGAAGCGACCCCGACCCCGACGGGTCGATCGCATCCTACACCATCAACACCCTGCCCCCAGCAGACCAAGCAGTCCTGTTTTTAGGAGATCCAGCCAACGGCGGTGTACCAGTGACACTAGGTCAAGTCCTGACGCCAGAACAGTTACAGCAACTATTTTTCTTCACGACAGGTAACTTTACAGGAGCCAATTTCACCTACAGCGCTACAGACAACAGTGGTGCTATCAGTCCACCCGCTACCGCTACAGTGGCTGGACTGATAGCGCCCACACCAACACCAACTCCAACACCGACTCCCACACCAACACCAACTCCCACACCAACACCCACAAGTCCAACTCCCACACCGACTCCCACAAGTCCAACTCCCACACCAACACCCACAAGTCCAACTCCCACACCAACACCCACAAGTCCAACTCCCACACCAACTCCCACAAGTCCAACTCCCACACCAACTCCCACAAGTCCAACTCCCACACCAACTCCCACAAGTCCAACTCCCACTCCAACTCCCACAAGTCCAACTCCCACTCCAACACCCACAAGTCCAACTCCCACTCCAACACCCAACCAACCGCCAGTTGCCAACAATGCCAACTCCAGCCTAGGGCCCAACAGCAGCCAGTTAGTCACGGGATTGGGAGGCAGCGACCCCGACGGGTCGATCGTCTCTTACACCATCAACACCCTGCCCCCAGCAGACCAAGCAGTCCTGTTTTTAGGAGATCCAGCCAACGGTGGTGTACCAGTGACACCAGGTCAAGTCCTGACTCCAGAACAGTTGCAGCAACTATTTTTCCAAGCCACAGGCAACTTTACAGGAGCCAATTTCACCTACAGCGCCACAGACAACAGCGGCGCCACCAGTCCCGCTGTCGCTACTGTCGCGGCCACACTTTCAACTCCCAACCAACCACCAGTTGCCAACAATGCCAACTCCAGCCTAGAACCCAACAGCAGCCAGTTAGTCACGGGATTGGGAGGCAGCGATCCCGACGGGTCGATCGTCTCTTACACCATCAACACTCTGCCCTCACCAGACCAAGCAGTCCTGTTTTTAGGAGATCCAGCCAACGGTGGTGTACCAGTGACACCAGGTCAAGTCCTGACTCCTCAACAGTTGCAGCAACTATTTTTCCAAGCCACAGGCAACTTTACAGGAGCCAATTTCACCTACAGCGCCACAGACAACAGCGGCGCCTCCAGTCCCGCAGCCGCTACTGTGGCGGCTATCTTGCGGCCGGTTGCGCCAAGTCCCACACCAACGCCAACTCCAACTGACAACCAACCGCCATTGGCTAACAATGCGAACTCCAGCCTAGGGCCCAACAGCAGCCAGTTAGTCACGGGATTGGGAGGCAGCGACCCCGACGGGTCGATCGTCTCTTACACCATCAACACCCTGCCCCCAGCAAACCAAGCAGTCCTGTTTTTAGGAGATCCCGCCAACGGTGGTGTACCAGTGACACCAGGTCAAGTCCTGACTCCTCAACAGTTACAGCAACTATTTTTCTTCACGACAGGCAACTTTACAGGAACCAATTTCACCTACAGCGCCACAGACAACAGCGGGGCTATCAGTCCACCCGCTACCGCTACTGTGAATGGACTGATAGTGGTAACTCCAACTCCCACACCAACACCCACAAGTCCAACTCCCACACCAACACCCACAAGTCCAACTCCCACACCAACTCCCACAACTCCAACTCTCACACCAACTCCCAACCAACCACCAGTTGCCAACAATGCCAACTCCAGCCTAGGGCCCAACAGCAGCCAGTTAGTCACAGGATTGGGAGGCAGCGACCCCGACGGGTCGATCGTCTCTTACACCATCAACACCCTGCCCCCAGCAGACCAAGCCGTCCTGTTTTTAGGAGATCCCGCCAACGGCGGCGTACCAGTGACACCAGGCCAAGTCCTGACTCCAGAACAGTTACAGCAACTATTTTTCCAAGCCACAGGCAACTTTACAGGAGCCAATTTCACCTACAGCGCCACAGACAACAGCGGCGCCACCAGTCCCGCTGTCGCTACTGTTGCGGCCATACTTCCAACTGACAACCAACCGCCATTGGCTAACAATGCGAACTCCAGCCTAGGGCCCAACAGCAGCCAGTTAGTCACAGGATTGGGAGGCAGCGATCCCGACGGGTCGATCGTCTCTTACACCATCAACACCCGGCCCTCAGCAGACCAAGCAGTCCTGTTTTTAGGAGATCCAGCCAACGGTGGTTTACCAGTGACACCAGCCCAAGTCCTGACTCCTCAACAGTTGCAGCAACTATTTTTCTTCACGACAGGTAACTTTACAGGAGCCAATTTCACCTACAGTGCCACAGACAACAGCGGCGCCACCAGTCCCGCACCCGCTACTGTTGTCGCTATCTTGCGGCCGGTTGCGCCAACGCCCACACCAACGCCGACATCGCCGATCATCTCAAATCCGATCGGAGAACCAGATACCGACTGTTTGTGTCAGCCCATTATTGAAAAACCGGGAATTAACTTTGCGCCCCCGCAGCAACCACCCGCAGTTGGATTTGTCCGGCCTATTTCACAATTTTCAGAGGGACAAACCACCAAAGGAACCGACGGCGATGACTTCATCGTAGACACCAAAGGCAACCAAAAAATTGTCGGTTTTGAAGGCAATGACCTGCTTTTAGGTGAAGACGGCGCGGACGAAATTTACGGCAACGAAGACAATGACACGATTTTTGGGGGCATTGACACCGATATTGTTTACGGAGACGAGGGCAACGATATCGTATTTGCAGGCAAACAGAATGACTGGATTGCCGGCGACTTAGGCTCTGACACCCTGTTTGGAGATCGAGGTGCGGATACGATTCTCGGAGACACCGGGCAGAACAACTCCCAGAACCCTGACGATGCTCGCGATTTGATTTTTGGAGGCGAGGGTGCAGACCTCATTAACGGCAACGAGGGCGACGATACCATCCATACCGGCAAAGGTGACGATATTGCCCTTGGAGGTAAAGAAAATGACCTGATTTGGGGCGAACTCGGCTCCGATACCTTGTTTGGTGGCATCGGCTCCGACAGCTTGTTTGGGGGCATCGCCGACCAAAAGGCCAGCGACTCCCAGGGACTCGACTTGCTTTACGGAGGCTTCGGTAACGACTTCCTCAACGGCCAACAAGGCAACGATACGCTGGTTGCAGGCAAAGATAACGATCGCGCTTACGGAGGTAAAGGCAATGACATCATCTACGGTCAATTAGGCTCCGATACCCTCTACGGCGGCGAAGGAGCCGATACTCTGCTCGGGGACAGTGGCGGTTCCCAGTCAATCGGGGATATAGGCGAACAAGACTTAATCTTTGGGGACAGCGGCAACGACATCATCGGCGGCGGGCATGGTAATGATACCGTGCAAGCAGGTAAAGACAATGATTGTGTTTGGGGTGGCAAAGATAATGACCTGATTTGGGGCGAACTCGGCTCTGATACCCTTGTCGGCGACAGCGGCGACGACACCATGTACGGCGGTGCTCGAAGTCGAGCTAATGATGTTGGCGGTCAGGACTTGCTCTTTGGGGGCATCGGTGCTGATGTGCTGTTCGGCGATGAGGGTGACGATACTATCAGTGGTGGTCAAGACAACGACTTGATTTACGGCGGTAAAGCTAACGACCTCATACACGGAGATCAGGGCGACGACTTGATTTACGGCGGTGACGGCAGCGATGAACTCTGCGGTGGCGAGGGCAACGATACCATCTATGGCGATCGTGCTGATAACCGGGGTGTCTCGGTGGGCGCAAACGACCAGCAAGACTGCATCAACGGCGGTGATGGCGATGACTTGCTTTACGGCAACGAAGGCCAAGATACTATCAACGGAGATGCTGGCAGCGATACTCTGATTGGGGGTAAAGATAACGACCTGCTCAATGGGGGCGCTGGAGACGATTGGTTGTTTGGCGACTTGGGCGACGATACTTTAATTGGAGGTATTGGGAGCGATCAATTTGTGTTGAATGGTGAGGGCGGCACTGATACTGTGATTAACTTCGAGGTAGGCGTTGATAAGTTTGTTTTGAGCGGTGGGGTGAGTTTCCAGCAGTTGCAATTTAGCGCCACTCCCAACGGTACGTTGCTGCGAGTAGCAGGAACCGATCGGGTTTTAGCGAATCTGGTGGGGATTAACGGGGCGATCGGCTCCTCGGATTTCCTACCAAATCTCTCTGAGCTCTAG
- a CDS encoding DUF4383 domain-containing protein has product MDNMNRENMGQRYCALIIGILFAVIGLAGFVPGLVSLPPTGAAIPVDTSPNIYSAGFGYLFGLFPTNLLHNIVHIVVGSVGIVAYTSSGGARLYNRGFAIAYALIAIMGLLPVAQTTFGLMPIFGNNVWFNALTATVAGYFGFVQPTQTMPQMNTSPRS; this is encoded by the coding sequence ATGGACAACATGAACAGGGAAAATATGGGACAGCGTTACTGTGCCCTGATTATCGGAATCCTCTTCGCGGTTATAGGTTTGGCTGGATTTGTACCAGGTCTTGTTTCACTGCCACCTACAGGTGCGGCTATCCCGGTTGATACATCTCCTAACATCTATTCGGCGGGATTTGGCTATCTATTCGGGCTATTCCCAACCAATCTCTTGCATAACATCGTACACATAGTAGTTGGCAGCGTGGGGATTGTTGCGTATACCAGTTCGGGTGGTGCGCGTCTATACAATCGGGGTTTTGCGATCGCCTATGCCTTAATCGCAATCATGGGATTGCTGCCTGTGGCTCAGACAACGTTCGGCTTAATGCCGATTTTCGGGAACAATGTTTGGTTCAACGCCCTAACAGCCACCGTCGCTGGCTACTTTGGGTTTGTCCAACCGACACAAACAATGCCACAGATGAACACGTCGCCCAGATCTTAA
- the hflX gene encoding GTPase HflX, whose amino-acid sequence MSENIYGNLKGLQPSHIKQLQQLSEQRQPSDRPIAPEFAQKLAAISTEIHQPVCSYINRRGQVVRVGVGTPQQTQIPPQELPQQGAGLLSGIRCVATQLKGEAPDPAALMVMARQRLDALVVLIPNSNGTQRRDDSPTGYVKEAYLAHLVPDLDTPCLVSPPLSLDDLTEQDFDDLVDGWERDFQEAGFETSQLPAIESEGDRVLLVGLMTEDHTAQRFQDGLDELVRLVESAGGEVLETVHQKRSHPHPQTVVGQGKVEEITLLAHQLGANVIVFDRDISPSQARNLENQIGIEVVDRTQVILDIFAQRAQSQAGKLQVELAQLEYMLPRLRGRGQAMSRLGAGIGTRGPGETKLETERRVIQRRIAQLQQSVNQLQAHRARLRQQRQQQEVPSIALVGYTNAGKSTLLNVLTHAEVYTADRLFATLDPTTRKIVITDPQTQERRSVLLTDTVGFIHELPPPLMDAFRATLEEVTEADALLHVVDLSHPAWQSHIRSVMDVLEEMPALPGKALIAFNKIDRVDSETLALAQQEYPEAVFISATQSLGLDTLRQRLLQFMDDGVLSPALVEQ is encoded by the coding sequence ATGAGCGAGAATATTTACGGCAATCTTAAAGGATTACAACCGAGTCACATCAAACAATTACAGCAGCTTTCCGAGCAGCGGCAGCCAAGCGATCGCCCGATCGCCCCCGAATTTGCTCAGAAGCTAGCAGCCATTAGTACAGAAATTCATCAGCCAGTATGCAGCTACATTAATCGACGCGGGCAGGTAGTCCGAGTCGGGGTAGGTACGCCACAACAGACTCAAATTCCGCCGCAAGAGCTGCCTCAACAGGGCGCTGGGCTCTTGAGTGGAATTCGTTGCGTTGCCACTCAACTCAAAGGAGAGGCACCTGATCCTGCAGCACTGATGGTCATGGCACGGCAACGCTTAGATGCTTTGGTGGTGTTAATCCCCAACAGCAATGGAACCCAAAGACGAGATGACAGCCCTACTGGCTATGTCAAAGAAGCTTATCTAGCTCACCTGGTACCCGATTTAGACACGCCTTGCCTCGTTTCTCCTCCCCTCAGTCTGGATGACCTGACTGAGCAAGACTTTGACGACTTAGTTGATGGATGGGAAAGGGATTTTCAAGAAGCAGGCTTTGAAACATCTCAATTGCCAGCAATTGAGAGTGAGGGCGATCGCGTTCTGCTGGTTGGGTTAATGACCGAGGATCATACTGCCCAACGGTTTCAAGATGGACTAGACGAACTCGTCCGGTTAGTTGAGAGTGCGGGAGGAGAGGTACTGGAGACGGTGCACCAAAAGCGATCGCATCCCCATCCTCAAACTGTCGTCGGTCAAGGAAAAGTAGAAGAAATTACGCTTTTGGCTCATCAGCTTGGAGCCAATGTCATTGTCTTTGACCGAGATATCTCTCCCTCTCAAGCGCGAAACTTGGAAAACCAGATTGGAATCGAAGTAGTAGACCGGACTCAAGTCATTCTCGATATTTTCGCTCAACGTGCTCAATCCCAGGCCGGTAAATTGCAAGTGGAACTGGCGCAATTGGAGTATATGCTACCTCGGCTTCGGGGTCGAGGTCAGGCGATGTCAAGATTAGGGGCTGGAATTGGGACGCGAGGTCCTGGTGAAACCAAACTAGAGACTGAGCGACGAGTCATTCAGCGGCGAATCGCGCAACTCCAGCAATCCGTGAACCAACTACAGGCACATCGCGCCCGCTTACGGCAACAACGACAGCAGCAAGAAGTCCCCTCTATTGCATTGGTAGGTTATACGAATGCGGGTAAATCCACCCTGTTAAATGTGTTGACTCATGCCGAAGTTTACACAGCCGATCGCCTGTTTGCCACCCTCGACCCGACGACGCGAAAGATTGTCATTACAGATCCGCAAACCCAGGAACGGCGATCGGTTCTTCTGACAGACACGGTTGGATTTATTCACGAACTCCCGCCACCGCTAATGGATGCGTTCCGAGCCACACTAGAGGAAGTTACGGAGGCAGATGCCCTGCTTCATGTCGTCGATCTTTCTCATCCAGCTTGGCAAAGCCATATCCGTTCAGTGATGGACGTGTTAGAAGAAATGCCTGCCCTTCCGGGGAAAGCTTTGATTGCCTTTAATAAGATCGATCGGGTCGATAGCGAAACTCTAGCTTTAGCCCAGCAAGAATATCCCGAAGCTGTATTTATTTCAGCCACTCAAAGCTTGGGTTTAGATACTTTAAGGCAGCGATTGCTACAATTTATGGACGACGGCGTTTTATCTCCAGCACTTGTAGAACAGTAG
- a CDS encoding GNAT family N-acetyltransferase, protein MNPSFFSSPSHQQQTPGLSGFSIRVAAPNDLTQLADILAMSFHSREGFVEWVYPVLRLGIYEDLKNRLRSKAEHYICLVAELVSRDEGTQNYRSHRDQRMAGTVEMALRSRFPWQIPSSDYPYLSNLAVHPDYRRQGVAQQLLSNCEETAREWGFSEIYLHVLENNHAARQLYYQAGYRLQQVDWNWTGRLFGQPRRLFLRKQISLS, encoded by the coding sequence GTGAATCCTTCATTTTTTTCCTCACCATCTCACCAACAACAAACTCCCGGACTTTCTGGTTTTTCGATCCGGGTCGCTGCGCCCAACGACTTAACGCAGCTAGCTGATATTTTAGCCATGAGCTTTCACTCCCGCGAGGGGTTTGTAGAATGGGTGTATCCAGTGTTGCGTTTGGGCATTTACGAAGATTTAAAAAATCGACTGCGTTCTAAGGCAGAACATTACATTTGTCTGGTTGCTGAGCTAGTCTCGCGGGACGAGGGAACGCAGAATTATAGATCGCACCGAGATCAGCGCATGGCAGGAACAGTAGAAATGGCTCTGCGTTCTCGTTTTCCTTGGCAAATACCGAGTTCTGACTATCCTTATTTGTCGAATTTAGCCGTTCACCCGGACTACCGCCGACAGGGCGTTGCTCAACAATTGCTCAGCAACTGCGAGGAGACAGCCAGAGAATGGGGATTTTCTGAGATTTACCTCCACGTTCTGGAAAATAATCACGCGGCGCGACAGTTGTACTATCAAGCCGGCTATCGCTTGCAACAGGTGGATTGGAATTGGACTGGTAGGCTGTTCGGCCAGCCGCGCCGCCTGTTTTTACGCAAGCAGATTTCGCTATCCTAA